In Kiritimatiellia bacterium, the sequence GGGCATATCGCCACTGATGACGAGCACGGCAAGACGGGTGACGGCATGGACCGGATTTACGACATCCGCGAACGCTTCAAGAAGGCCGCAAGCCGAACGATTCTCCCGATTTTTGTGGTCAAGAACGGCCACGGCTGGCGGCCCGTCAACTACGAGATGGACATTGCGGCGCGCATTCCTTGGGACGACGTCATCCTGAAACCGATCATGCAGTTGACGCTTTCCAATTACGAGGAGAAAGACGTTGAGATCGGCGTCACTCTGACCGAGGACAAGTGCCGGCTTATTGAGACCAAAGCAGTGAAAGACTTGAAGGAAGGCGGTATCAGGGTTGATCCAGTTTTCATGACGCGGCAACTCGGAGACATCGTGCCGAACCCTTGGCAGGCGCATGAATTCGCCAAGAAGGTTTTGAATCATTTCCGCAAGATGGGCGGCCCTGCGACTTCGCTCGGAGTAGGCAAGCAGGACGCTGAGAGGCTTATTGCAAACAATTTTGTTTTCCTGATCGAAGAACTCCGTAAACAACTTGAGGCGGAGAAAGACCGGTTGGCCGAGAAGATCTTTTGCTCCATGCTCGAAAAAGACGAACTTCGTTTTCTGATTATCGGAAATAATTTCGATTGGTCTTTCCCAAAGTCCATTGCAATCAAACCGACTTCGAAATTTCTGACCAAGGAAAAGGGTGGGCAACTTGAACTAAGCCTTTATGATGCCGTGCCGGAGGATGACTTCAACGAGACTGAGAAAGCGGTTGCGTGGTATCTGGAGAACCAGCACCGGCTTTTCTTCTGGTATCGGAACCGCTCACGACATGACTACTCGATTCAGGGCTGGCGGGAACATCGGATTTATCCCGACTTCGTTTTCACCGCCACGAACAAGGACGCGCAGACAGATTACGAGCGCGTTTACGTGGTGGAAACCAAGGGACTGCACCTGAAGGACAACGCCAAGACGAATTATATCCGCAAGGTGTTCGACATCTGCACCCAGCAGGCCAAGTCCCGGAACTGGAACGAACTCGGGCTTGAGATGAAAGACAAGGTGCTCCGCTTTGAAGTCTTGGCCGAGGACGAATGGGAAGCAAAACTGAACGAAGTTTTGAGCGAGTAAATACCGCTTTGGAAAGAATAATTCGCGCCTTGGTGCAAAGACGCAAAGGAAGACAGGAAATAAAAAAATATGCCAACAAAAAGAAGTCCGAATATAACATGGGCGCCGCGCCCCGAAAACGCAATTCAATTCAAGGTGACGTTGAGATATATTCGGCCGCCGATCTGGCGGCGGGTAGTCTTGCCGGATAACTACAGCCTCGGCGATCTGCATGCCGTAATCCAAGTAGCGATGGGCTGGCAGAACTGTCACATGCACTCTTTTCAGATCGGCGATGTTTGTTACACCAGCAAGAATGCCTCTGAAATGGAAGACATGGACATGGAACGCGAGGATCGCATTCGGCTCAAGGAGCTTGGCGTCCGCCCGAAGCAGAAGTTTATGTATGAGTACGACTTTGGTGACAGTTGGGAACACGAGATCGTGGTTGAAAAAATTCTCCCGTTTGACCCTCAGGGGCGATATCCTGTTTGCATTGACGGCGCACGCGCCTGCCCGCCGGAAGACTGCGGCAGTT encodes:
- a CDS encoding plasmid pRiA4b ORF-3 family protein, whose amino-acid sequence is MPTKRSPNITWAPRPENAIQFKVTLRYIRPPIWRRVVLPDNYSLGDLHAVIQVAMGWQNCHMHSFQIGDVCYTSKNASEMEDMDMEREDRIRLKELGVRPKQKFMYEYDFGDSWEHEIVVEKILPFDPQGRYPVCIDGARACPPEDCGSFPGYMDIQEALKVPKKTEEQKELLEWAGDGYDPERFDIEVVNRRLIGKR